The DNA sequence AATTAAATTTCATATTATTTTAGCAGCAGCATTTTTTTTGTCTGAATAAATGTACCGGATTTTAATTGATAGTAATAAACTCCGCTTGGAAAATTACTTCCATCAAATTCAATTTTATAATTTCCCGGAGTTTGAACTCTATTAACTAATGTTTTAATTTCTCTACCCAAAACATCATAAACAATTATTTGTAAAGACGGGATATATCCCGTCTCTACAATTGGAATTGAATATTCTATTGTGGTTGTTGGGTTAAACGGATTCGGGTAATTCTGCTGCAATTCAAAATTACTTGGAATATTTTTAATATCTTCTTCGATATTTACTACTGCTTCAAAATTCATTCTTTCAATTGAATTTATAACTTTTCTATTTTCATCAAATCCGCCGAAAATATAAATATAACCATATAAAGTTGCTGTCATAAAATTATATCTTGCTTGTTGAATCGGCATTGCTGATTCAATAAAATATTGATCATCGAAAACAGAAAAAACTTCCACAGAATTTAATGCGGGAGAACTTTCGTTATATCCACCGATTATAATTATTTGATTTGGATCCATTCCAAGAACTGCTCTTCCACCGGCTCGAGGCTCCAATAATTTTATATCTAATTTTTTATAACTATGATCAATAATATTGTATTTATAAATATCTTGCGAAATTCCATTTATAACTCCGCCGAAAATAAAAATATCGTCTCCAACAACTTCCGACATTTGCTGCTCTGGAAAATCTTCATTAGTAAAAAGTGTATCATTTTTAAAACTAATTACTGATTCATTTAAATTATATTCAACAATATATGCAAGTGTGTCAGAACGAGTTCCGGGAAGGGGATTTCCTCCAATGATATAAAAATTATCGCCAATTATATGTCCCGTTGAAAAAATTCTATTAAAATTATTATTATAATTTAAAGCCATTTCACTGTTAATATCGGCACCCCAATTTGTAATTCCGGTAATTGAGGTATCATCTGAATTAACTCCGCCAAAAAAGTAAATTTGATTATTATAATTTTCTACAACTAAACCAAATCGTTCGGTTATCATTGTATCAAGATTCCACAAGTTTGAAGATAAATTATATCTTTGCACCCAATTTGTATTTCTTTGAGTTGAATCAGAATATCCGCCGATTATGAAAACATTATCAAAATTCTGCCAAATATCACCGCCGGCAACCGGTTTTGGCATGGAATTATAAAATTCCCAATATGAAAACTGCGCCCAATTTGCAGCAGTTACAAATAAAAATATTATTAAAAATTTTCTCATAATTTAACTTTCCAAATTGAACTAAATTTATAAATGCTCAATAACTATACCATAATAATTATTGATAATTTTTCATGTTGAATTTCATTTCTAAAGTATCATTCTTTACAATTTTGATTATCGTTTCAATATCAGAAAATTGGGGATTTTTCAATGTTAATTTGTAATTTCCTTCAATTAATTTTATTGGAAATTCAAGAGGAGTAATTCCTTTCTTTTCTCCGTTCAAATAAATTTCTCCCCACGGATAAATTTGACAATCGAAGTAACCAAAAAGTGTATCTAAATTAATTTCAATAAATGTTAATTTTTTTGGATTAATTTTAATGCTATCAGAATATTTTGGATAATCCGGATGAACTAATGTGAGCAAATAATTTCCGGATTTTGTGGTGATATTTTTCTCAAGCGGAGTTGTTTCTATAAATTTATTATCTAAATAAACTTTTGCCCACGGATAACATTTTATAAAAAGTTCGCCGAAAATATTTTCTGAAGAATTTAAATTTTCCGGGGAAATTATTTTATCATCATTTTGCGGAATTAAATTTTCATCTTTTTCATTTTCTGATAATTTTTGAGAATCAACTTTTTCAGCTTTAAAATTCGGTTGATTTGTAAAATTTGTATCAGAAAAATCATCTGTTTTGAGATTATGAATTTCAGTTGAATTTCTGTTTTCAAAATTGTTTAATAAAAATTTCAACAAAAAAATTATACTTATAATTCCGAAAAAAATAAAAATGGGAAGAAGAATTTTATTCCTATTTTTTTCTTCAATTTTATTTGAGTTAACACTTTCAACATTAAAAATTTTCAAAATATTTTTGCACGAATCAAATCTGTCATTTGGATTAAATGCCAGTAATCCTTTTAAAACTTTGTTAATTTCATCGGAAAAATTTTGAAAAATAGTTTCGTAATTATCTTCGTTAAAAGAAATTATATTATTTATTGTTTCATTTGTATTTTCACCAAGAAAAATATTTTTTCCAAGAAATAATTCGGCAGTCGTAATTCCTAGCGAAAATAAATCACTTTTAAAAGTTAACTGTTCACCTTGAATTTGTTCGGGCGACATATAAGCCGGAGTTCCAACAACAGAATATTTTTGCGTAACAAAATTGTTTAATGAATCTTGAGCCAAACCAAAATCTGTTAATTTAACTTCATAGTTCTCGTTTACTAAAATATTTTCCGGTTTAATATCTCTGTGAATTACATTTTTTGAATGAGCAAAATCCAATGCTTTTACAATTTGCAGAAAAATATTTTTTTTATTTTCTTCAGATAATTTAATAGAATTTAAAACTTGGCGGAGATTTTTACTTTCGAAAAATTCGAACGAAATGTAGAAATGTTTTTCAAACATTCCGAAATCAAAAACTTTAATAATATTCGGATGTTCAAGCTGGGCAAGGATTTTAGCTTCCCGTTTAAATCTTTCAATAATTGATGAATCCGGAATCGTATCAATGTTTAAAATTTTTAGAAACACTTTTTTTTCTAAAAAAATATGATTTGCCAAATAAACTGCGGAATGTTCATCTTTTTTAAAGCAGCTTTGAATTTCAAATTTTTTAAAAAGTATTTCGTTTGAATTTTCTTTCATTCGAATTCACTTTTAAATTCTTTCATTTTTAATTGAATCCATCTTACGGAAACATCGAGAGATTTTGCGGCTAAAGTTTTATTCCCTTGAAATTCGTTTAATCTATCTAACAGAATTTTCTTCTCTAATTCTCTTAATGTACTTTTGTTTGAAATATCATTTGCTTCATTTTCAAGCGCAATATGTTCTTCTCCTAAAATTCCATCTGTCGATAAAATTATGGCACGACTTAAAACATTCTGCAATTGTCTAACATTTCCGGGCCAAGAATAATTTTCTAATTTGGTAATTGCATCAATATTTAATTTGATTTTTTTATTTCCTCCGGATTCGATAAAATTATGAGCGAGTAAAGAAATATCATCTTTTCGTTCGCGTAAAGTGGGAACTCTAATTGGGAAAACATTTAGGCGGTAATACAAATCTTCTCTAAATTTTCCATCTTCAACTAATTTTTTAAGATTTTTATTTGTCGCAGTAAGAATTCTAACATTTACTTTTTTAACTTTTGTATCGCCAAGTCTAATTATTTCCTTATTCTCAATTACACGTAAAAGTTTTGCCTGAAGTGCACTTGATATATCCGCAATTTCATCTAAGAAAAAAGTTCCTTCGTCAGCAATTTCAAAAAGTCCTTTTTTATCTTTTATAGCTCCGGTAAATGCGCCTTTTACATAACCAAATAATTCACTTTCCAAAAGGCTGTCCGGAATTGATCCGCAGAATTGCGCTAAATATGGGGAGTTTTTTCTTGGGCTTAATTTGTGAATTGCTTTTGCAACAAGATCTTTTCCGGAACCGCTTTCGCCCAATATTAACACGGTTGCATCGGTGTTTGCAACTCTGAAAATAGTTTTAGTAAGTTCCTTAATTGGTTTACTTTCACCAATCATTTCCGGAATTTTATCAACGGATTCCAAAACATTTTTCAAGCGGATATTTTCATCGGCAAGATTTTCAATTTCGAAAATTTTCTCTAAAGTTATTGATGACAAATTTGAAAAGAATTGTAAAAACAATAAATTTTTATCAGTAAATTCTTTTCTATCGGTTTGACTATCAACCAAAATAACTCCCCAAATATTTTCATTCTTTTTAATCGGAACTCCTAAGATTGAAGTTATTTTGTGAAGCTGAACACTTTCAAACTGAGTTAATTTAGGATTTGATTGAACATCATGATATAGAATAGGCTTGTTTTTATTTACCACTTGCTGCATTACACTTGAAGAAAAATTTGATAAATCCGAAATATTTTCCTTCTTTAAATTTCTTGCCGAGACAATACTGAATTTAAAAGTTTCCGAATCGTATTTTGCAAATAAACCTCGTTCGGCATTTGTAACTTCAATTAAAATATCAATTATATTTTCAATTAAAGGTTCTTCTTGTGAAGCTGAATTTAAAGTTTGACTTAAATTATATAAGGCTTCGTATTGATCTTTTGTAAGATTTTTAAGCTCATTAATATTTGGAAAATTTTTTTTCATAAATTTTACTTTATTACAAAACTAAATTTTTTTGATTGTGTTCGGTTTTCAAATTCATCAATTGACAAAATTACCCAAAAGTAATCGCCGGAAGATAAATTAGCATTTGTCGTAAATTCAATTTCCGTTGAACTTATTTCATTTTGCCACATTAAAGTTGGAGCAATTTCATCCGTATAAATTTCTAACAAATATTTAAAATCAAAACCCGGTTTAAATCTATTCCATGCCAGTATTGGATTTGGCGAGTTTACTGTATCTTTTCCAATAGGTGAAATAGCGGTAATTTCTTCTTTAATAATTCTTTTAATATTTGTTTTACCAATTTCAAATTTTTTAGATTCTGCGTCCAAGACATTAATTTTAAATTCTTTTCCAATTACAATATCTATCGATGTAATTTTTAAATCTTCCAGAGTAATTGAATTTTCGTAAAGCTTCTGCGAGGCATTGTACATAAGCTGTTTATTTATTTTCAGTTCAGAGTTTTCGATAAATACAGAATCAACATCATTTTCCAAATCATTAATTTTAACTTTAATTCCTAAACTATAATTTTGCTGCGATGGATATTTATTTTCGGTTATGCTGTAAAATTTCAAATCGGAAATTACCGGAATTGCATTAAGAAAAATATTTTGTGAAATCTTTTTCTGATTGTTGAAACTAACGAAAACTGAATCAGAGGAATATCCGGCTTTCTCAATAATCAGCCAGCCGTTATTTCGTTCAATATTTTCAATTTCGAAAAAACCATTTTCGTTAGAATTTGTAATTATTCCTTCATTCACCCAAAAAATTTCAACATCTTTTATTGGTGTTTGCGGAATTTTTACGGTTTTTATGTAACCGTCTAAAATGCTGATATTATTATCCGGATTTTCCGGATCAAGCGGATTATTATGCGGCGCATTGCATGAAAATAAAATGGATATTGAAATTATGAAAATAATTTTTCGTGAATTATTTAGCATTTTAGTTGTATTAAATTATTAATTCTTAAATTAAGAAAAAAATAACTCTGATGTATTCAAAATATATGAAAGTATTATTTAGAAATTATGGATGGAATCACACTTGTAAAGTTAAAAATCATAACTCATTTTAGATAAATCATTTTTTTTGTAATGGAAAAATTTTCTGTAATCAATGAATAATAATAAATTCCCGAACTTAATTCTTCTGCATCAAAATTTACTTGGTAATTTCCAGGAGTTTTTTTCTCGTTTACCAATGTTTTGATTTCTCTTCCCAAAACATCATAAATTTTCAATGAAACATGATCATTGTCATCCCGAACTTGTTTCGGGATCTTTGAATTATTTTGATGCTGAAATGAATTCAGCATGACAGACTGTGAAATAGAATATTCTATTGTCGTTGTTGGATTAAACGGATTTGGATAATTTTGTTTTAATACGAATTTATTTGGGATTTCAGATTTCTCATAATTTACATTTGTAATTGGATTCAAATCTAATTTATAAATTCCTCTTCCGTGAGTTCCGATTGCTAAATAATTTTCCGTGGAATGAATTTTCATATCGTTTACAACAACAATTGGTAAATTACTTCCTAAAATTTCCCAATTATTCCCTTCATCGTAACTTACAAATACTCCAATATC is a window from the Ignavibacteriota bacterium genome containing:
- a CDS encoding T9SS type A sorting domain-containing protein produces the protein MRKFLIIFLFVTAANWAQFSYWEFYNSMPKPVAGGDIWQNFDNVFIIGGYSDSTQRNTNWVQRYNLSSNLWNLDTMITERFGLVVENYNNQIYFFGGVNSDDTSITGITNWGADINSEMALNYNNNFNRIFSTGHIIGDNFYIIGGNPLPGTRSDTLAYIVEYNLNESVISFKNDTLFTNEDFPEQQMSEVVGDDIFIFGGVINGISQDIYKYNIIDHSYKKLDIKLLEPRAGGRAVLGMDPNQIIIIGGYNESSPALNSVEVFSVFDDQYFIESAMPIQQARYNFMTATLYGYIYIFGGFDENRKVINSIERMNFEAVVNIEEDIKNIPSNFELQQNYPNPFNPTTTIEYSIPIVETGYIPSLQIIVYDVLGREIKTLVNRVQTPGNYKIEFDGSNFPSGVYYYQLKSGTFIQTKKMLLLK
- a CDS encoding serine/threonine protein kinase; protein product: MKENSNEILFKKFEIQSCFKKDEHSAVYLANHIFLEKKVFLKILNIDTIPDSSIIERFKREAKILAQLEHPNIIKVFDFGMFEKHFYISFEFFESKNLRQVLNSIKLSEENKKNIFLQIVKALDFAHSKNVIHRDIKPENILVNENYEVKLTDFGLAQDSLNNFVTQKYSVVGTPAYMSPEQIQGEQLTFKSDLFSLGITTAELFLGKNIFLGENTNETINNIISFNEDNYETIFQNFSDEINKVLKGLLAFNPNDRFDSCKNILKIFNVESVNSNKIEEKNRNKILLPIFIFFGIISIIFLLKFLLNNFENRNSTEIHNLKTDDFSDTNFTNQPNFKAEKVDSQKLSENEKDENLIPQNDDKIISPENLNSSENIFGELFIKCYPWAKVYLDNKFIETTPLEKNITTKSGNYLLTLVHPDYPKYSDSIKINPKKLTFIEINLDTLFGYFDCQIYPWGEIYLNGEKKGITPLEFPIKLIEGNYKLTLKNPQFSDIETIIKIVKNDTLEMKFNMKNYQ
- a CDS encoding sigma 54-interacting transcriptional regulator produces the protein MKKNFPNINELKNLTKDQYEALYNLSQTLNSASQEEPLIENIIDILIEVTNAERGLFAKYDSETFKFSIVSARNLKKENISDLSNFSSSVMQQVVNKNKPILYHDVQSNPKLTQFESVQLHKITSILGVPIKKNENIWGVILVDSQTDRKEFTDKNLLFLQFFSNLSSITLEKIFEIENLADENIRLKNVLESVDKIPEMIGESKPIKELTKTIFRVANTDATVLILGESGSGKDLVAKAIHKLSPRKNSPYLAQFCGSIPDSLLESELFGYVKGAFTGAIKDKKGLFEIADEGTFFLDEIADISSALQAKLLRVIENKEIIRLGDTKVKKVNVRILTATNKNLKKLVEDGKFREDLYYRLNVFPIRVPTLRERKDDISLLAHNFIESGGNKKIKLNIDAITKLENYSWPGNVRQLQNVLSRAIILSTDGILGEEHIALENEANDISNKSTLRELEKKILLDRLNEFQGNKTLAAKSLDVSVRWIQLKMKEFKSEFE